A portion of the Pseudoalteromonas galatheae genome contains these proteins:
- a CDS encoding putative porin has protein sequence MKKLLSIAAVSLLVSAAAQANTGNVQKEWFNTASYTDYDGSDNSALMLSSRYFFAPQESVGVWDDFGYLDTDSNVGVSYFNDDYSNAFSARGEGFITKEWFVTGSIADLGEADDHYSIGFGYLYNDSLKLSVRHEEFEYGDVTWFKAEYNHELNSTDYIGFTVETEDEFDYLNLSARYFMHVGGESYFTIDVEHNRIDTDFVDDSVTNVLANYYFTRNFALGLGSYDSDLAVEAKYFFNDTYYLKGSVVDTDGGETSNLTFVAQF, from the coding sequence ATGAAAAAACTACTATCTATCGCAGCTGTTTCACTACTTGTTTCAGCAGCAGCTCAGGCTAACACTGGTAACGTACAAAAAGAGTGGTTCAACACCGCTAGTTATACAGATTATGACGGCTCTGACAACAGCGCACTGATGCTTTCTTCTCGCTATTTCTTCGCACCTCAAGAATCAGTAGGCGTATGGGATGACTTTGGCTACCTTGATACGGACAGCAATGTAGGCGTAAGTTACTTTAACGATGATTATTCAAATGCTTTCTCAGCGCGTGGTGAAGGCTTCATTACTAAAGAATGGTTTGTAACTGGTAGCATCGCAGATCTTGGCGAGGCTGACGACCATTACTCTATCGGTTTTGGTTACCTATACAACGACAGCCTAAAACTAAGCGTTCGCCACGAAGAGTTTGAATATGGTGACGTAACTTGGTTCAAAGCTGAGTACAATCACGAACTAAATTCTACAGATTACATTGGTTTCACTGTTGAAACTGAAGACGAATTTGATTACCTAAACCTAAGTGCACGCTACTTCATGCATGTAGGTGGTGAAAGCTACTTCACAATCGACGTAGAACACAATCGCATTGATACAGATTTTGTAGATGACTCTGTAACAAACGTACTTGCAAACTACTACTTCACTCGCAACTTTGCGCTTGGTCTAGGTTCATATGACTCAGACCTAGCGGTAGAAGCTAAATACTTCTTCAATGACACTTACTACCTTAAAGGTAGTGTTGTTGACACAGATGGCGGCGAAACAAGCAACCTAACTTTTGTTGCACAGTTCTAA
- a CDS encoding SpoIIAA family protein: MTNPFHGISIGTERFGDDIYLTLKPTGKLTHEDYVVITPIIESALKAVTMPKIYVFLDATDFEGWEPRAMWDDFRLAYEHSTEFAKVAIYGGKNWHRLAATIGNWFVTGKVKYFDDKEDALKWVNERD; encoded by the coding sequence ATGACCAATCCATTCCATGGCATATCAATAGGCACTGAACGCTTTGGAGATGATATTTATCTCACACTTAAGCCGACAGGTAAACTCACTCATGAAGATTATGTTGTTATTACACCAATAATTGAGAGTGCACTAAAAGCAGTAACAATGCCTAAAATCTATGTGTTTCTTGATGCGACTGATTTTGAAGGTTGGGAGCCAAGGGCTATGTGGGACGACTTCCGGCTCGCCTATGAACACAGTACTGAATTTGCCAAAGTAGCAATATATGGCGGTAAAAATTGGCATCGACTTGCTGCAACAATAGGTAACTGGTTTGTTACTGGTAAAGTGAAGTATTTTGATGATAAAGAAGATGCGCTGAAGTGGGTTAATGAGAGAGATTAA